The DNA window AGTACTCTCGGTACGGTGTGACGACGGGCAGCGCCGACGCGTCGCGGCCGTAGAGCGCGAACAGATCACCGATCATCACCGGGGTGGACCAGCCGTCGGAGACCAGGTGGTGCAGGGTCAGCACGAGCCAGTGCCGATCCGCGCCGCCCCGGACGAACGTCGCCGCGAGCAGCGGCGGGGCCGTGAGGTCGAACCGGCGGGCGCGATCCCGTTCGGCAACATCGTGTACGTCCACTTCGGACACCACGCGCCACGGAAGCTCGGCGTCACCGATGATCTGGAGGACCGTTCCGTCGTCGCGCTGGCGGAACCCGGCCCGCAGCGGCGCGTGGCGATCGACGACGCCCTGCAACGCGCGCCGGAGCAGTTCCTCGTCGACGGGACCGCGCAGGCCGATGACCTGCTGCATCACGTACGCGTCGGCGGCCGCCTCGTCGAAGAGGGCGTGGAAGAACAGCCCTTCCTGCAACGGGGTCGCGGGCAGCACGTCGGTGAGTGAAGGTACCGCCGCGTCGAGTTCATCCACTTCGGACTGGTCAAGTGAGACCAGCGGGAAGTCCGACGGGCTGTGTCCGGCGGCATCGCACTCCGCCACCGCCGCGAGCGCGTCCAGCCAGTGCTGCGACAGTTCGCGGACCGAGTCTTCGGTCAGCACGGTCTTGGGCCAGCTGAACGTGGTGCTCAGTTCGGGGCCGTCGGCGGTGTCGCGGACGACTGCGTTGATTTCCAGCCGGTGGCGCAGCGGCATGCGGGGGTCGATGCCCGCGCCAATCGGGTTCGCCTCCGGCGCCGGGTGGAAGTCCTTGTCCTGACTGGAAAAGCGGCCGAGGTAGTTGAACAGCACCTGCGGCGCGGGTGCGTCCCGTAGCACCGGGTCGGCGTCGAGCAGTCCGTAGCCGATGCCGTTGCGCGGCAGTGCGCGCAACCACTCCTTGACGCTCTTCACAGCGTCGCCGAGCGATCCGACGACGGGGTCGAGCCGGACCGGGAACATGCTGGTGAACCAGCCGACCGTCCGGGACAGGTCGACCTCGCCCAGTTCTTCCTCGCGCCCGTGGCCTTCGAGATCGACGAGCACAGGCCCGTCATCGCCACGCCACGTGCGGACCGCCCGCGCGAGCCCGGTGAGCAGCACGTCGTTGACCGCGCCGTGCACGGCCGCGGGGACGGTGGTGAGCAGCGGCGCGGTTTTCCCGGCGGGCAGCGAAACCGTGAGCGAAGCGGCGACTCGGCCCGGTTCGCCCGTGCCGAGAACTGGGTCCGGTGTGGACACCTGGCGTCGCCACAACGGGAGTTCTTCGACCGGTTCGGTGGCAGCCAGGAGTTCCGCCCAACGCCGGAACGAGGTCGTCACCGGCGCCAGTTCCGCGCCGTCCCACGCCTGCGCGAGATCGTCGAGCAGGATGCGCCACGAAACGCCGTCGACCACGAGGTGGTGCGCGACCAGCAGCAACCGGTTGTCCGCCTCGAACCAGACGGCCTGCAGCATCCGCCCGTCGCGCGGCGCCAGCCTGCCGACGGCCTCGGCGACCTGCCGCTCATCGACGGTCGAAGCACGTTCGATGAGTTCCGAAGCACGCACCGATCCGGGATCGGGAACGGTCAGCGACCAGTCCTCGGAGAGGGTGGCGCGCAGCAGGTCGTGCCGGTCGAGCAGCGCTTGGAGCATCTCAGCCAGCCGTGCGAAGGTCAGCTCGGCGGGCACTGTGACCAATGTGGACTGGTAGAAGCCGTCCACTTCGGATGGGTCGGTGCCAGCGGCGAGCCAGCGCACGATCGGGGTCGGCACGACCACACCGGTCCCGTCGTCGGGTCCGTGCGCCACCGCGCTCTTGTCCTGCGCCACCGCGGCCAGCGCGGCGACCGTGCGGTGCGCGAACACCTCGCGCGGGGTGATCACCAGCCCGGCCTGGCGGGCTTTCGTGACCAGCCCGATCGCGACGATGCTGTCGCCGCCCAGTTCGAAGAAGCTGTCGTGGATCCCGACCTCGGGCAGGCCGAGCACCTCGGCGGCCAGTGCGGAAAGGGTGTGTTCGGCCGGGGTTCGCGGCCGGTCGCGCCCGGCGAGCCCGGCCCAGTCCGGTTCCGGCAGCGCCTTGCGGTCGAGCTTTCCGTTGGGCGTCAACGGAAGCGGACCGTCCATCCGCACCACGACAGACGGCACCATGTAGTCCGGAAGGGACGCTTCGACCTGCGCCCGCGCCTGCCCCGCGTCGGCGGCGCCGACCGTGTAGGCGACGAGGCGCTTGACCCGCCGGTGGTCCTCCAGCACCACGACCGCGGCCTGCGCGATGTCGTCGTGCCGCATGAGCACGCTCTCGATCTCGCCCGGTTCGATCCGGTACCCGCGGATCTTCACCTGCCCGTCGGCGCGGCCGAGGAAGTCCAGGTTGCCGTCGGAACGCCATTTCACCCGGTCACCGGTCCGGTACATTTTTGTACCACCAGGTCCGAACGGGTCAGCGACGAACCGCTCCGCGGTCAGTCCGGGACGCCCGAGGTAGCCGCGCGCGAGCCCGCGACCGCCGACATACAGCTCGCCTTCGACACCGGGAGCGACCGGCCGCAGCGCCGAGTCCAGCACGTAGCAGCGCGTGTTCGGGTCCGGAACGCCGATCGGCACCGGCCCGGTCCAGCACGGTTCCGCCTGCCACAGCGTCGAATTCACGCTCGCCTCGGTGAGCCCGTAGGCGGCCACCACGCGCATGCGCTCGGCCCACCGCGCGATCAGCTCCGCCGGCACGGTCTCGGTGCCGACGACCAGCACCCCGCCCTCGGGCAGCTCGCAGTCCGAGGGCAGCGCCGCGACCAGCGACGGCGGCAGGATCATGTTCGTCACGCGGTGCTCGGCGAGGTACGAGGTCAGCGCCGCGCCCGCGACGCGCCGCTCGCTCGGCACCACGACCACGGTCCCGCCGACGCACAACGACATCACCAGGTCCCACACCGTGACGTCGAACCCGACCGAGGCGAACTGCGCCACCCGGCTGTCCCGCGTGATCCCGATGCGCTCGGTCGCGGTCGCCATCAGGCTGCCCACGCCGTCGTGCGGCACCACGACGCCCTTGGGCTTCCCGGTGGACCCCGAGGTGTAGATGACGTACGCGGCGGCGTCGAGCGGGATGTCCACACCGGTCGGTCCGGTGTCCTGTGTGGACAGATCGGCGGTGTCGAGCAACACCGTGTCCACTTCGGGCAGTTCCCCGGCCAGCCCGGTGGTGGAGACGACCACGCGGGCGCTGGCGTCGGTGAGCATGTACGCGATCCGCTCGCGCGGGTGGTCGAGGTCGAGCGGGAGGTAGGCCGCGCCCGCCTTCATGACGCCGAGCAGCGCCACCACGAGATCGGCCGACCGCGGCAGCGCGACGCCGACCACGTCCTCGCGGCCGATTCCGGTGTCCCGCAACAGATGTGCGAGCTGGTTCGCGCGCGCGTCCAGTTCCGCATAGGTCAGCCGTTCGTCCTCGCAGACGACCGCGACCTTGTCCGGGGTTTCCCGCGCCCGTGCCTCGCACGCGCCGGGCCAGCTCACTTCGTCGGACGGGTAAGGCGAAGCGCCGAAGCGGTCGAGTACCTGTTCCCGCTCGTCCGGTTCGAGCAGCTCGATCCGTCCGACGGGCAGCTCCGGCTCGGTCACGATCGCGTCGAGCACGCGGAGGAACCGTCGCTGGTGCACGGCCAGTTCCCCGGGCCCGGCGACGGCGGCATCAGCATCGAACTCGACGCGCATCCCCCTGCCGCGTGGGCGTTCGTAGACCGCGATGGTCAGGTCGTTGATCGGGCCGCTGTTGAGGTAGAAGTTCGTCGCCTCGTGATCGCAGAACCGCAGATCGGACTCGAAGGCGAGGAAGTTCACCGTCGGCCCCACCAGCTCGCGGAACCCTTCGGTGAGGCCGAGTTCCCTCGCCAGGGTCTCCCCGCGGTAGCGGCTGTGCGCCACCAGATCGCGGATCGCGCCCGCCACCTCGTCGAGCAGTTCGGCCGGCGTGCTCGACGGCCGCACGCGCACGCGCAACGGCAGCACGTTCGACACCATGCCGGGGATCTCCCGCAACTCCGGGTCGAGCCGCGCGGTGACCGGCAGGCCCAGCACCACGTCCTCGCTGCCGGTGGCGCGGTGCAGGTAGGCGGCCACCGCCGCGATCATCAGGCGCGACAGGCGGGTGCCCGCGTCGGCGGCCGCCTTGTGCAGCGCCGTCGTCCGCGCCCCGGAGAGGTCCGTGACGTGACGGTCCACTGTGGACGGCTGACCCGGTGACCGTTCGACGAGCCGCGCGGGCTCCGGACGGTCGGCGAACCGCGCGTGCCAGTAGGCGCGATCTTCCTCATGTTGCGCGGAATCGTGGTACTCGGCGTCGTGCTCGACGAGCGTGGTCAGCCGCCACTGCCGCTCCGGTGCTTCGCCGAGGTACCGCTCGGAGATCCGGTTGATCACCACGAACGCGCCGTAGCCGTCCATCACCAGGTGGTGGTAGCGCTGGTAGAGCAGCACCTTGTCGTCCGCGACGGTCAGCAGCGCGTGCGCGTGCACCGGGCCGCGCGCGAGATCGACCACGCGCTTGACGTCGGCGAGCATCCACGCTTCGGCCGCGCCGGCCGGGTCCGGCTCACCGCGGAAGTCGATCCGGGGAAGTCCCCAGTTGTGTTCCGTCTGGACCTGATACGGCGTCCCGTCGCGGTCTTCGAACCGGACGTGCACGCACTCGGCCTCGTCGACCGACGCGCGGACCGCGTCGGCCAGCCGCTCCAGGTCGACATCGGTGCCGCGGATCTCGACGTACCCGGCGACGTTGTAGACCGGGCTGTCCGGCTCGATCCGCTGCGCGAGCCAGATCCCTTGCTGCGCCCCGGTCAAGGGCAGGCCGGACCCACCTGAAACACGTGCCACGACTACTCCACTGTTGCTGTGTCATCCGGAGCGATTCCTCTCTCCGGTCGTCATCACTCGTATTTCCCGATGGCCGCGATCGGCGGCAGGGCCTGGTCGAGCGCGTAGGGGATGGAAAGCACCGTGTTGAACGAGATCGCCGCACCAACCGGCGGGTCCTCGTAGCTGAGGAACAGGTCCCGCTTGGCCTTGACCACGCCCAGGCGCTGGTACAGCGGGTCCGCGCGGATCCGGGGTTCCGCACCCTCGTCGGATGCCAGCCAGATCAGCCGGTCGACGTCGAGCAGATCGGTCCGCTCGGCCCCGAACTCGATGACGTTCTTGTCACCCGCCAGCGAAGTGATCTTCTCCGGCAGCTTGAAGCCCATCCCGGTGAGGAACAACGACTTCGGGTCGTCCGGCGCGAAAACCGCGTAGCTCCCCGGTTTGAAGGTGTCCGCGATCGCCACCGTCTGCGTGGCGAACTCGGGGTGCGCCGCCCTGACCTCGGCGTACCGGCGGTCCATCGTCGCGATCAGCTCCGCCATCTTCGGCTCCTGGCCGAGCGACTTGCCGATCGCGCGCGCCATGTCCTGCCACGGCGCGCCGTAGTCCTTGAACCCGGCGGGCTGCGCGACCACCGGTGCGAGCTGGGACAGCTTGCCGTATTGCTCCTTCGTCATCCCGCTGTACTGCGCGATGATGAGATCGGGGCGCAGCGCGGCGATCTTCTCGAGGTTGAAGTCGTCGCGCTCGCCGACGATCTCGGGTTGGAAGCCCGCCCACTTGTCCTTGACCCACGGCCATTTCCCGTAAGGACGTTCGTTGAACCAGTCCACGACGCCGACCGGTTTGACACCGAGTGCGAGCGCGGCGTCCTGGTCGCTCAGCCCGAGGGTGACCACTCTGGACGGCGCGGTGCGGATCTCGGTGGTGCCGTACTTGTGCGCGACCGAAACCGGGAAGACACCGGCGACGGGAGCGCCGCCGGTGTCCTTCGTGGACGGTCCGCACGCGGTCACCGTCACGACCAGCAGGGCCGCGACGGCGACCGCCCGCGCGAGAGTCATTTCTTGGTAGCGGCGGCCAGCAGCGGAACGCTCTGGTCGATCGCGTACGGGATGCTCAGCACCGTGGCGAAGGTGACCGCGGCGCCGATCGGCGGCTCGCTGTAGGGCAGGAAGACCGCGCGGCCCTCCTGGGCGACCTTCAGCTTCTGGTACAGCGGTTCGGCCTTGATCTGCGCGGGCGCGGCGGTGTCGGAGGTCAGCCAGATCAGCTTGTCCACATCGAGCAGATCGAGCCGCTCGGTGCCGAACTCGGTCGGGTTGCCGTCCTTGGTCAGGTCCGCGATCTGCTGCGGCACCTTGAAGCCCAGCTCGGTCATCAGCACGGTGCGCGGGTCGTTCGCGGCGAACGCGGCGTACTTGCCAGCCCCGGTGGTGTCCGCGACGGCGACCGTCTTGCCCGCGAACTCGGGGTGCTCCTGCCGCGCCTTCGCGAGTTTCGCGTCGACACCGGAAATCAGGTCCTTCGCCTTGGGCTCCTGGCCGAGCGCCTTGCCGATGGTGTCCGTCATGTCGCGCCACGGCGTGGCGAAGTCCGCGAACTTGCCGGACTGCGCGACGGTCGGCGCGATCTGCGTCAGCTTTTCGTACTGGTCCTTCGGCAGCGCGGCGTACTGCGCGATGATCACGTCGGGGCGCAGCGACGCGATCTTCTCGAAGTTGAAGTCACCGCGCTCACCGACGATCTCCGGCTGGGTGCCGCCCCACAGCGGCGCCGTCCACGGGAACGCGCCGTAGGGTCGTTCCTTGAACCAGTCGACCGCACCGACCGGCTTGACGCCCAGTGCCAGCACGGCTTCCTGGTCGGTCAGCCCGAGCGTGACGACCCGCTCCGGCTTCTTCTTGATCTCGGTGCTGCCGTACTTGTGCTCGATCGTCACCGGGAACGCGCCGGAGGGCTGGCCGCCCGCCGGTGCCTGCGGTGCCGAATCGGTGGAGCTGCCGCAAGCCGCGAGCGCCGCGGCCAGCGCGACCGCGAGCAGGCTCGCGAGACCGCGCTTGACGGTGGTGGTGGAGTGCATGCTTCTCGCCCTTCGAGCGATTCTACTTCGGATGTCCCTTGTGAACTGTCCAGTTCGGACGTGCTATTCGGACCGGGTGCCGCTGGATGCGTAGGCGGGCGCGGTCGACACCGCCGGTTCCCCGCGGCCGATGATCGAGTCGAGGATCTCCCCGACCCGCACCGCGGTGTTGGACAGCAGCGACGAGGTGATGCCGTGCGAATGCTCGGTGCCGCCCTGCAGGTAGATCCCGCCCAGTACGGCCGGATCGGTCTCCAGGCGGTAGTCCCGCGTCACACGCAGCCTGCCGTCGTCGTCGCGGCGGCAGTGCGCGGCGAGCTCGCCCAGCAGCGGGGACGGGTCGGCGGGCAGGTAGCCGGTGGAGTACACGGCGATGTCGGCGTCGAACACGGTGTGCTCGCCGGTAGCGAGGTCTTCGATGGTGGCGCGCACGCCGCTCTCGGTCTCGATCAGCTCGACCGGCCGCGACATGTTGAAGATGCGCAACCGCCGCTCCCCCAGCACCTTTTCGCGGTAGACACGGCGGTACAGCTCGTCTATCAGGTCGAGGTCGACGGCCGAGTAGTTCGTGTTGCCGTGGTAGTCCATCAGCCTGCGCTTCACCGCCTCAGGCGACGTGTAGTAGGCGTCGACGGCCTCGGGATCGAAGATCCGGTTCGCGAACGAGCTGTCGTCGGACGGGCTGTAGCCGTAGCGCGCGAACACCGAGCACACCTCGGCGCGCGGGAACTCGTCGTGCAGGAACGCCGCCACCTCGGCCGCGCTCTGCCCGGCGCCGACCACCACGAACCGCGACGGGTCCTGCTCGCGCAGCCCGGCGATCCGGTGCAGGAGTTCGTTGTTGTGCCAGATCTTGTCGCTCGTGCGGACGCCGTCCGGCAGGTTCGGGCGCAGCCCCGTGCTCACCACGAGGTTGCGCGCGCGGAACGTCTCGCCGTTGGCCGCGCGCACGTCGAAGTAGGCGACCGTGCCGTCCGCACCGCGCACCAGGTGCACGGCGGTGACATCGTGCCCGTAGGACACCAGGTCGTCGACCTTCGCCGCGCACCACTCGAAGTAGTCGTGGAACTCGACGCGCAGCGGGAACAGGTTCTTGTGGTTGATGAAGTCGACGAGCCTGCCCCGATCGTGCAGGTAGGCGAGGAAGGTGAACCCGCTCGACGGGTTCCGCATGGTGGCGAGGTCCTTGAGGAACGAGACCTGCATGGTCGCGTCCTCGATGAGCATCCCCCGGTGCCAGCCGAACCGCGGCTGCCGCTCCAGGAAGTGCGCGGTGACCGGGTCGCCGTTGCCCGCGTTGTGCTCGGTCAGCGCGATCGCCAGCGCCAGGTTCGACGGCCCGAAGCCGACCCCTATGACGTCGTACACCGGGACTTCCACGCCCGGTCCGGAATCCTCGTGTGGCGTTCCTGCTGGCATACCAGTCCCATCGGTCGACGTATGGCAGCGGAAAGCCTAACCTAACTAAGGTGAGCCTCAGCTAGTACTTTCGAGGGTGATATACGTCCTGTGGGTGACTGGTTGCTAATTAAGGGCAGCCTTGCTTAACTACCTCGGCTCGTGCCGCCACGTCAAGGGAGGAGACCCATGCGGGTCGCGATGTTCGGGTACCAGACCTGGGGACACCGGACGCTCAAGGCCCTGCTGGACTCCGAGCACGAGGTCGTCATGGTGGTGACGCACCCGAAGAGCGAGCACGTGTACGAGAAGATCTGGTCCGACTCGGTCGCCGATCTCGCCACCGAGCACGGTGTTCCGGTGCTGCTGCGCAACCGGCCCGACGACGAGGAACTGCGGTCCGCGCTCAAGGCGGCCGAGCCGGACATCATCGTCGCCAACAACTGGCGCACCTGGCTGCCGCCGGAGATCTACGGCCTGCCGCCGCTGGGCACGCTCAACGTGCACGACTCGCTCCTGCCCGCCTACGCCGGGTTCTCCCCGCTGATCTGGGCCGTCATCAACGGCGAGCCCGAGGTCGGCGTGACCGCCCACATGATGGACGACGGGCTCGACGCGGGCGACATCGTGCTGCAGCGCGCGATCGAAGTCGGGCCCGCCGACACCACCACCGATCTCTTCCACCGGACGGTGGACCTGATCGGCCCGATCGTCACCGACGCGCTCGCGCTCATCGCCGCCGGCCGCCGCGACTGGACCCCGCAGGACCGGAGCAAGGCCAGCTTCTTCCACAAGCGCGCGATCGAAGACAGCCGGATCGATTGGACGTGGCCTGCCGAGGACATCGAGCGGCTCGTGCGCGCGCAGTCCGATCCGTACCCGAACGCGTTCACGTTCCACAAAGGACAACGGATCCGGATCGTGCGCGCGTCCGTTTCGGACGCCTGCTACGGCGGCACGCCGGGCCGGATCTTCATCAAGGAGGGCGACGGGATCGTCATCGTCGCCGGGAGCGAAGCGCGCCGCGGCCGCAGCCGAGGGCTGCGGATCGAGCGCGTGCGCACCGAGGACGGCGCGGAACTGGCCGCCACGGAGTACTTCCGGACCATGGGCGGATATCTGACCGCCTGCCCGTGACCCGCGGGTCGGGGTGCGCGGGTCACGGGCGGGCGCTTACCGCCGGATGGTCAGTCGCAGCAGGGGTAGCAGATCTGGCCGTGCCAGATGGTGGCGTAGCTGGACATGATGGTCATCTCGGGCGTGCTCATCGCTCGCTTCTCCGGTACCGGGCCGAACGGGTTTTCCCGGTCGTCGACGCTTTCCCTCGACCATTCCCGGACGCGGTCGCCCGCCAAGCTGAGACTCATTTTTTCGCACCTTTCATCACACCGCCCGGAACGCGCCGAAACGGCTCGGTGTAGCGAAAACCCCAGGTCACCCAGAGCGCTGTGCAGCGCCGACGGGGCCCAATGTTGCTCTTCCGCGGCTAGGGTGTCAAGGTGGTGAATCGCGAACTAACAGTGCGTAATGCGGCGGCTGGGGAGTTGTTTCTGCTGCCGCTCAAAGAAACCGCGGTCGGCGCGGCACGAGCAGGCCTGCCAGGAGAAGCGCACGGGCTGTTCGATCTCGTCACCGCGCGGCAGCCCGGCGACCTCACCGCTTCGGCGGAGGCCGCGCTCTCGGCTTTGCTCACCGCGCTGGAAAGTCCTTCTGGGACAACGGAATTCGCGGACGCGTTGGCTCAGGACGAAAAGGACTGGCAGACCGCGCTCGACACCTTCGGACCGCTCCGCGACCTCGCCACCACGCGCCTGCGGAACTGGGCCGAAGCGAGCGCGGAACTGGTCACCCGGCTGCTCACCGACCGTGACGCGCTCACCGGCTGGCTCGGCCTGGACCGCCCGCTCGATCCCGTCGCGGTCACGACCGCGCTCGGCGACACGCACCGCGGCGCGAGATCCGTTGCCGCGGTCACCGACCGGAGCGGCGTCCGGTTCGCCTACCGGCCACGACCGGTCGACATCGGCGCGGCGTTCGCCCGGTTCTGCGCCGCCATCGGCGAAACGGACGTGCACACGCCCGATCTGTTGCCGGGCAACGGGTACGGCTGGGCACGCTGGGTCGAGCACCGGCCCTGCGGCGACCGGCCCGCCTACGCCACCCGGCTCGGGCGCGCGCTCGCGGTCCTGTGGGCACTGGGTGGTACAGATCTGCACCAGGAGAACGTCGTCGGCGACGGAGCGCGACCGGTGCTCGTCGACCTGGAAACCCCGCTGGGCATCGATCCGGTCCTCATCGCGGGCGAACCGGGCGCGTGGGCGGTGCACGACAGCGTCCTCAGCA is part of the Amycolatopsis sp. CA-230715 genome and encodes:
- a CDS encoding iron-siderophore ABC transporter substrate-binding protein; this encodes MTLARAVAVAALLVVTVTACGPSTKDTGGAPVAGVFPVSVAHKYGTTEIRTAPSRVVTLGLSDQDAALALGVKPVGVVDWFNERPYGKWPWVKDKWAGFQPEIVGERDDFNLEKIAALRPDLIIAQYSGMTKEQYGKLSQLAPVVAQPAGFKDYGAPWQDMARAIGKSLGQEPKMAELIATMDRRYAEVRAAHPEFATQTVAIADTFKPGSYAVFAPDDPKSLFLTGMGFKLPEKITSLAGDKNVIEFGAERTDLLDVDRLIWLASDEGAEPRIRADPLYQRLGVVKAKRDLFLSYEDPPVGAAISFNTVLSIPYALDQALPPIAAIGKYE
- a CDS encoding iron-siderophore ABC transporter substrate-binding protein, producing MHSTTTVKRGLASLLAVALAAALAACGSSTDSAPQAPAGGQPSGAFPVTIEHKYGSTEIKKKPERVVTLGLTDQEAVLALGVKPVGAVDWFKERPYGAFPWTAPLWGGTQPEIVGERGDFNFEKIASLRPDVIIAQYAALPKDQYEKLTQIAPTVAQSGKFADFATPWRDMTDTIGKALGQEPKAKDLISGVDAKLAKARQEHPEFAGKTVAVADTTGAGKYAAFAANDPRTVLMTELGFKVPQQIADLTKDGNPTEFGTERLDLLDVDKLIWLTSDTAAPAQIKAEPLYQKLKVAQEGRAVFLPYSEPPIGAAVTFATVLSIPYAIDQSVPLLAAATKK
- a CDS encoding lysine N(6)-hydroxylase/L-ornithine N(5)-oxygenase family protein, translating into MPAGTPHEDSGPGVEVPVYDVIGVGFGPSNLALAIALTEHNAGNGDPVTAHFLERQPRFGWHRGMLIEDATMQVSFLKDLATMRNPSSGFTFLAYLHDRGRLVDFINHKNLFPLRVEFHDYFEWCAAKVDDLVSYGHDVTAVHLVRGADGTVAYFDVRAANGETFRARNLVVSTGLRPNLPDGVRTSDKIWHNNELLHRIAGLREQDPSRFVVVGAGQSAAEVAAFLHDEFPRAEVCSVFARYGYSPSDDSSFANRIFDPEAVDAYYTSPEAVKRRLMDYHGNTNYSAVDLDLIDELYRRVYREKVLGERRLRIFNMSRPVELIETESGVRATIEDLATGEHTVFDADIAVYSTGYLPADPSPLLGELAAHCRRDDDGRLRVTRDYRLETDPAVLGGIYLQGGTEHSHGITSSLLSNTAVRVGEILDSIIGRGEPAVSTAPAYASSGTRSE
- a CDS encoding methionyl-tRNA formyltransferase, with protein sequence MRVAMFGYQTWGHRTLKALLDSEHEVVMVVTHPKSEHVYEKIWSDSVADLATEHGVPVLLRNRPDDEELRSALKAAEPDIIVANNWRTWLPPEIYGLPPLGTLNVHDSLLPAYAGFSPLIWAVINGEPEVGVTAHMMDDGLDAGDIVLQRAIEVGPADTTTDLFHRTVDLIGPIVTDALALIAAGRRDWTPQDRSKASFFHKRAIEDSRIDWTWPAEDIERLVRAQSDPYPNAFTFHKGQRIRIVRASVSDACYGGTPGRIFIKEGDGIVIVAGSEARRGRSRGLRIERVRTEDGAELAATEYFRTMGGYLTACP